One stretch of Bactrocera tryoni isolate S06 unplaced genomic scaffold, CSIRO_BtryS06_freeze2 scaffold_7, whole genome shotgun sequence DNA includes these proteins:
- the LOC120781710 gene encoding protein ALP1-like, with amino-acid sequence MRRGGFSPTSKTYGTIQLVSSKIFVCHRVYLISFGKYWNRTRPNDFIPTKAKLAIVLEYLASGDIQRHMAPCYRISKQHFGRIVSDVCKGICSVLKNEIPDWTEHSLLEISNCFRTQWNFPNCVGTIDGKHIAVKAPPKSGSIFYNYNGFHSIVLMATCDANYKFTYVDVAAYGSEGDSNIMKNSRFGISILNDSCQFPADGFIDGKKVPYFIVGDDAFPLRKRIIKSYNSKNLSKEEQIFNYRLSRARRCTENAFGILSAKWLCLRKVLFCHPDRARSIVSACCLLHNFLINKCGQTYNPPIFCGFEGIDGFWESG; translated from the exons ATGAGAAGGGGAGGTTTTtcaccgacttcaaaaacttaCGGAACGATCCAACTCGTTTCATCGAAAATTTTCGTATGCCACAGAGTGTATTTGATAAGCTTTGGGAAATACTGGAACCGAACTAGACCGAACGATTTCATTCCTACTAAAGCTAAGTTAGCAATTGTACTAga gtACCTGGCTTCTGGAGATATACAACGCCATATGGCCCCCTGCTATCGTATTAGCAAGCAGCACTTTGGTAGAATCGTGTCCGATGTGTGTAAGGGAATATGCAGCgtattgaaaaatgaaattccAGATTGGACAGAACACTCGTTGTTGGAGATATCGAACTGCTTTCGAACACAATGGAATTTTCCGAACTGCGTCGGGACTATCGATGGCAAACACATAGCTGTCAAAGCCCCACCAAAATCTGGaagcatattttataattacaac GGATTCCATTCTATTGTGTTGATGGCCACATGTGATGCCAATTATAAATTCACATACGTGGATGTTGCTGCTTACGGAAGCGAAGGAGACTCCAATATTATGAAGAATTCGAGATTTGGTATCAGCATACTTAATGACAGCTGCCAATTTCCGGCCGACGGCTTTATTGATGGCAAAAAAGTACCATACTTCATTGTAGGAGACGACGCATTTCCACTGCGTAAACGTATTATAAAGTCTTACAACAGCAAAAACCTTTCCAAAGAggaacaaattttcaattaccgTTTAAGTAGAGCAAGACGGTGTACTGAAAACGCGTTTGGAATTTTGAGTGCAAAATGGCTTTGCCTCAGAAAGGTATTATTTTGTCATCCGGACCGGGCACGATCAATTGTTTCAGCATGCTGCCTGCTTCATAACTTCCTCATCAATAAATGTGGACAAACTTATAATCCTCCTATCTTCTGTGGATTCGAGGGCATCGATGGATTCTGGGAATCAGGATAA
- the LOC120781711 gene encoding uncharacterized protein LOC120781711 isoform X2, with the protein MAFLPNTSHKRTTFTSPTFEDFDSASPINRANEEVLSVPQYDYNPTPTTSSRTFRGSQNDEAWNRFNNILKKQEDLVAAKNNSSYAQVLASFEWLLNKLPR; encoded by the exons ATGGCATTTTTACCAAATACATCACACAAAAGAAC aactttcacAAGTCCAACGTTTGAAGATTTTGATTCAGCTTCCCCGATAAATAGAGCGAATGAGGAGGTGTTAAGTGTTCCGCAATATGATTAT AATCCAACACCCACCACAAGTAGTCGTACGTTTCGCGGAAGCCAAAATGACGAGGCATGGAATCGGTTCAACAACATTTTAAAGAAGCAAGAAGATTTGGTAGCAGCAAAGAACAACTCATCATATGCACAAGTTCTTGCTAGTTTTGAGTGGTTGTTGAATAAACTTCCACGGTAA
- the LOC120781711 gene encoding uncharacterized protein LOC120781711 isoform X1 — translation MDDLTPVAKRQKRIKNFTAGEKRELIKAVEEWPQIWDKTNVMHSNKNAVEQAWVHISNSVGKTVSECKAGWISLRKSCRYHAKVARKYKSGSAGGETLEEPFFQTRLIGILLKKWHFYQIHHTKEQLSQVQRLKILIQLPR, via the exons ATGGATGACTTAACACCTGTTGCAAAGCGGCAAAAGaggataaaaaatttcacagcGGGTGAAAAACGAGAACTAATTAAAGCAGTGGAAGAATGGCCCCAAATATGGGACAAAACAAACGTTAtgcattcaaataaaaatgctgTGGAGCAGGCCTGGGTGCACATAAGCAATTCCGTTGGCAAAACTG TTAGTGAGTGCAAAGCTGGATGGATTAGCTTACGGAAGAGCTGTCGCTATCACGCCAAAGTGGCCCGCAAGTATAAAAGTGGTAGCGCAGGTGGAGAAACGCTGGAGGAGCCTTTTTTTCAGACGCGATTGATTGGGATTTTGCTGAAGAAATGGCATTTTTACCAAATACATCACACAAAAGAAC aactttcacAAGTCCAACGTTTGAAGATTTTGATTCAGCTTCCCCGATAA